The Microvirga thermotolerans sequence AGAGAAGGGCGATCCCGTGCCGGGAGATCACGGGACCGGAACAGCGCAGGCTGATTGCCGGACCTCGTTTGAACAGATTCATGATGCAGCCGAAGCATAAGCGTGACTGCAACCGAGATTTTCACAGACTTTGGCAAATACAACTCTCCGCTCGGAGAGGAGATTCTTTCAACAGAACCTCTCCCCGAACGTGAGGCGCAGGCCCCTACCCCACCCGGTGCTGGCGGGCCGGCTCGTTTGCGGTGAGATCGGCAAGGACGGTCTCGCCGGCGACCGAGGTCTGGCCGAGGCCGACGAGGACCTGGGCGGTGAGGGGCACGTAGACGTCGAGGCGCGAGCCGAAGCGGATCAGGCCGAAGCGCTCGCCGGTGCTGAGCGAATCGCCTGTCTTGACGAAGGAGACGATGCGGCGGGCGACGAGGCCCGCGATCTGCACCACGCCGATGCGCGTCTCTCCGGTCTCGATGACGAGGGCGTTGCGCTCGTTGTCCTCGCTCGCCTTGTCGAGCTCCGCATTGAGGAAGAGGCCCGGGGTGTAGAGGATCTGCACGATGCGGCCCGTGACGGGCGAGCGGTTCACGTGGCAGTCGAACACGTTCATGAACACCGAGATGCGGGTCATCGGCTCGTGCGGCAGGTCGAGCTCCGCGGGCGGCACGGCGGTGGTGATGAGGCTCACGCGCCCGTCGGCGGGCGAGACCACCAGCCCCTCGCGGATCGGGGTCACGCGCGGCGGATCGCGGAAGAAGTAGCACACCCAGACCGTGAGGATGGTGCCGATCCAGCCCAGCGGCGACCACAGCATGGCCAGCAGGATGGTCGCGATCAGCGCGATCAGGATGAAGGGATAGCCCTCCTTGTGGATCGGGACGAAGATGCGGCGCATCGATTCCAGAATGTCGGACATGCTCGGTCAGCCTCTTTGGACCACGAGGGGATGGCAGGGGCGGCGGGTTCCGTCAACCCGCCACGCTTTCCCGCTCGCGTTCCTCCTCCTCGGCGCGCTTGAGGGTCTCGCGGGCCTCCTCCGCCTCGCGCTGGCGGTTCCACATGGCGGCATAGACGCCGCCCTGCGCCAGGAGCCCGGCATGGGTGCCGCGCTCCACGATGCGCCCGTGGTCGAGGACGATGATCTCGTCCGCCCCGACGATGGTGGACAGGCGGTGCGCGATCACCAGGGTCGTGCGCCCGCGGCTCACCCGGTCGAGGGCATCCTGGATCTCCTTCTCGGTGAAGGAGTCGAGCGCGGAGGTCGCCTCGTCGAGGACGAGGATGGGCGGCCCCTTCAGAATGGTGCGGGCGATGGCGACGCGCTGCTTCTCGCCGCCCGAGAGCTTGAGCCCGCGCTCGCCCACCGGGGTGTCGTAGCCCTCCGGCAGGAGGCCGATGAAGCGGTCGATCTGCGCGAGGCGCGCGGCCTCCCTCACCTCCTCCGGCGTGGCGTCCCAGCGGCCGTACAGGATGTTGTAGCCGATGGTGTCGTTGAACAGCACCGTGTCCTGCGGGACCATGCCGATGACCTTGCGCAGGGAGGCCTGCTGCACGTCGGCGATGTTCTGCCCGTCGATGAGGATGCGTCCGCTGGTGGGCTCGTAGAAGCGGAACAGCAGGCGCGAGATGGTGGACTTGCCCGCCCCTGAGGGCCCGACGATGGCGACCGTGTGCCCGGCGGGGACCTCGAAGCTCACGCCCTTCAGGATGGGCCGGTCCGGATTGTAGGCGAAGTGCACGTCCTCGAAGCGCACCACCCCCTGCGTCACGTGGAGCGGGCCGGCGCCCGGCCTGTCCTCGATCTCCGGGTTGCTGTCGAGGATCCGGAACATGTCGTCGATGTCGATGAGAGCCTGCTTGATCTCGCGGTAGAGCATGCCCATGAAGTTCAGCGGGATGTAGAGCTGCACCAGCATGGCGTTGACGAGCACGAAGCTGCCGATGGAGGTGCGCCCCGCCATGATGTCCCGCGCGGCGAGCACCATCACGATGGTCATGCCGATGGTGAAGATGACCGCCTGGCCCGCATTCAGCACCGCGAGCGAGGTGTAGGTCTGCGTCGAGGCCCTCTCGAAGCGCTCCATGGACTGGTCGTAGCGGATCGCCTCGCGCGCCTCGGCGCCGAAATACTTCACCGTCTCGTAGTTGAGGAGCGAATCGACCGCTTTGGTGTTGGCCTCGACGTCGGACTCGTTCATCCGCTTGCGGATGGAGATGCGCCACTGGGTCGCCTGATAGGTGTAGGCGAGGTAGATCACCACCATCACGAACACGACCAGCGAGTAGAGCCAGTCGAACTCCCAGGCCAGGATGCCGAGCACCAGGGCGAATTCGACGATGGTCGGGATGAGGGTGAGCACGGCGAGCCGGGACAGTTCCTCGATGCCGTTGCGGCCGCGCTCCAGCACCCGGGTCAGGCCGCCGGTCTTGCGCTCCAGGTGGAAGCGCAGGGACAGGCGGTGCATGTGCTCGAAGGTCTGCATGGCGAGCTTGCGGACCGCATGCATGGCGACCTTGGCGAAGAGCCCGTCGCGCACCTGGGTCAGCACGGCCATGAGGATGCGGGCGATGCCGTAGATCGCCGTCAGGAGAATCGGCGCGCGCCAGAGCCACGACCCGGTCGTCGCCAGGGCCTCGGTGGCCGACTGGCCGCTCCCGGACGTCACCGCCACGAGGGCGTCGGTCGCCCATTTGAAGGCGAAGGGCGTGACCATGGTGGCGCCCTTGGCGATCAGGAGAAGGGCGAAGGCCATGAACACCCGCATCTGCAGGTCGCGACGGCCGTGGGGCCACAGATAGGGCCAGAGCCGTGTGACGGTGGTCATGAAGCCGGGCGTTGTTTTCGCGCCCCCGTGCTGGGGGGACGCCGACGGGGAGGACATTTTCCGAGAATCCGATGAAGCTGCCGATCTGCATATAAGGGATCGGCGAGACGAATTCACCCCGCCCGGAGCCCAGGCTCCCCGGGGGATCGGCGCCGGTCCCTCAGTTCGTTTCCTTCGCCCGGTCCGCGGGCAGGACGAAGACCTGGCCGGGATAGATCAGGTCCGGATCGCGGATCTGCGTCTGGTTCGCGCCGTAGATGACCGTGTAGCGGATGCCCCGCCCGTAGATGCGCTGGCTGATCCGCCACAGGCTGTCTCCCCTGGAGACGATGGCGGTCTCGATGTTGGGCACGACGACGGTGCCCGGCGGCACGGCGGCTTCGGGCAGAGCGGAGGCCACGCGGCTGCCGGGCCCGGCGGGCGCGACCGCGGGAGCCTGGTCGGCGGACGGCCGCGCGGCTTGAGCGGGAGCGGTCTGGCCCTGGGCGGCCGGCGGGGCCTGACCCTGCGCGGTCTGGCCCTGCACCACCTGGGCCGGAGGAACGGCCTCGACGGGCACGTTGAAGGCGACCTCGGCACGGGACTTCACCTGCCCCGACACGGGGTCCACGTCGTCGAGCCGCACCCGGTAGTCGCCGGGCTTGACCCCGCTCGCGATGGCGAAGGAGAGGCGGCCGTCCGTCCCCGCCCCGCCGGGCGCGACGAAGGTCTCGTTGAGATAGAGGCGCACGGTGGCGCCGGGCGCCGCCTGGCCGGACACGTAGAGACGGCCGGGCTCCGTCTCGACGCTCGTGATCTTGATCTCGGCCCGGGGCGCAGGCTGGGCCTGGGCCGGAGGAGCGGCGGCGGGAGGGGGTGCGGGCGGCGCGGCAGCCGCCTGCTTCTCCGGTTCGGCGAGCGCGGGCCGGGCGCCTGCCGCCTTGTCGCCCGCGTCCCTGGGAGCGGCGGGCGGCTCGGGATTGGACAGGAGCACCGTCGGCTTGTCGGGGGCCGCCAGGGCCACGAGCGGCCGGGTCGCGCCGTTGACGGCCACGGTCACGCTCTCCTTCGAGCGCTGGCGCGTGCCGTCGGGGGCGATGGACTGCAGGACGATCTGGTGCGAGCCGACCGGGAAAGGCGGCGGCGTGATCGCGAAGAGGCCGGAAGCGTCGGCCACGGCGCGGGCATGGACCTGGTCGCCGTCGAGGAGCTCGATGGTGGCGCCCGGGGCGGCCCGGCCTGCGATGACGCTGTCGCCGTTGGGCTCGACGCGGACGATGTCGAAGGACGGGGCCGGCGCCTCGGCCTGCCGGCCCTCCGCGGTCGCCTTGGCGGGAGCGGCCGGAGGCTGCGCCTGGGCCGGGCCCTCGGGCTTCGCTGCGGGCGCGGCGGCCTGCGGGACCGGTGCGGGGGACGGCCTGCCGCCCTCGGCGGTCCGCTCGCCTCCGCTCCAGTTCAGCACCCCGAGAAGCGCCACCACGACGGCGACGGCCGTCGCGCCGAGAACGGCGATCGTGCCCCTGCCCAGTTTATCGTCCGCCATGATGCCTTTGTCTCGTTCCGGCACTTTCGTGCATTAAAGCTGTTTATCTTTCAAAAGGCTACGGCCATAAGGAATATCATAATGCCTTACGACTCAACGGGGACTAGCCCCCAATTTCCCGATGTTGCTATGCCTGCGATCAAGTCCATTTGCGTTTACTGCGGCTCCGGTTTCGGAGACGACCCCGTTTTCGCTGAAAATGCGGCGGCATTAGGCCGCGCGATGGCCGAGCGGGACATCGGCCTGGTCTATGGCGGCGGCAATGTCGGGCTCATGGGCACCATCGCCCAGTCCGTGCTGGATCATGGCGGCTACGTCACGGGCATCATTCCGGAATTCCTGAAATCCCGCGAGAAGCTCCTGGAGGCGGTGCAGGAGACCATCGTCGTCCCGGACATGCACACCCGCAAGCGCCTGATGTTCGAGAAGGCCGACGCCTTCGTCGCCCTGCCGGGCGGCATCGGCACCCTCGAGGAACTCGTGGAGCAGATGACCTGGGCCCAGCTCGGGCGGCACACCAAGCCGATCCTGATGCTCAACGTGAAGGGCTTCTGGCGCCCCCTGCTCAACCTGCTCGCCCACATGCGCAACGAGGGCTTCATCCGGCCCGGCCTGGAGCTCAACTATCTCGTGGCCGAGCAGGTTCAGGACGTGATTCCGATGCTGGAAGCCTCCGCCCGCCGGGTCGGCGTGGTCGTCAACGCGGACGTGATCGAGCAGCAGTTCTGAGGAGCCCGGCGCGGTCAGTTCGCGTTCGGCACCGGGATCA is a genomic window containing:
- a CDS encoding phosphatidylserine decarboxylase; the protein is MSDILESMRRIFVPIHKEGYPFILIALIATILLAMLWSPLGWIGTILTVWVCYFFRDPPRVTPIREGLVVSPADGRVSLITTAVPPAELDLPHEPMTRISVFMNVFDCHVNRSPVTGRIVQILYTPGLFLNAELDKASEDNERNALVIETGETRIGVVQIAGLVARRIVSFVKTGDSLSTGERFGLIRFGSRLDVYVPLTAQVLVGLGQTSVAGETVLADLTANEPARQHRVG
- a CDS encoding ABCB family ABC transporter ATP-binding protein/permease, which encodes MSSPSASPQHGGAKTTPGFMTTVTRLWPYLWPHGRRDLQMRVFMAFALLLIAKGATMVTPFAFKWATDALVAVTSGSGQSATEALATTGSWLWRAPILLTAIYGIARILMAVLTQVRDGLFAKVAMHAVRKLAMQTFEHMHRLSLRFHLERKTGGLTRVLERGRNGIEELSRLAVLTLIPTIVEFALVLGILAWEFDWLYSLVVFVMVVIYLAYTYQATQWRISIRKRMNESDVEANTKAVDSLLNYETVKYFGAEAREAIRYDQSMERFERASTQTYTSLAVLNAGQAVIFTIGMTIVMVLAARDIMAGRTSIGSFVLVNAMLVQLYIPLNFMGMLYREIKQALIDIDDMFRILDSNPEIEDRPGAGPLHVTQGVVRFEDVHFAYNPDRPILKGVSFEVPAGHTVAIVGPSGAGKSTISRLLFRFYEPTSGRILIDGQNIADVQQASLRKVIGMVPQDTVLFNDTIGYNILYGRWDATPEEVREAARLAQIDRFIGLLPEGYDTPVGERGLKLSGGEKQRVAIARTILKGPPILVLDEATSALDSFTEKEIQDALDRVSRGRTTLVIAHRLSTIVGADEIIVLDHGRIVERGTHAGLLAQGGVYAAMWNRQREAEEARETLKRAEEEERERESVAG
- a CDS encoding LysM peptidoglycan-binding domain-containing protein; translation: MADDKLGRGTIAVLGATAVAVVVALLGVLNWSGGERTAEGGRPSPAPVPQAAAPAAKPEGPAQAQPPAAPAKATAEGRQAEAPAPSFDIVRVEPNGDSVIAGRAAPGATIELLDGDQVHARAVADASGLFAITPPPFPVGSHQIVLQSIAPDGTRQRSKESVTVAVNGATRPLVALAAPDKPTVLLSNPEPPAAPRDAGDKAAGARPALAEPEKQAAAAPPAPPPAAAPPAQAQPAPRAEIKITSVETEPGRLYVSGQAAPGATVRLYLNETFVAPGGAGTDGRLSFAIASGVKPGDYRVRLDDVDPVSGQVKSRAEVAFNVPVEAVPPAQVVQGQTAQGQAPPAAQGQTAPAQAARPSADQAPAVAPAGPGSRVASALPEAAVPPGTVVVPNIETAIVSRGDSLWRISQRIYGRGIRYTVIYGANQTQIRDPDLIYPGQVFVLPADRAKETN
- a CDS encoding TIGR00730 family Rossman fold protein, yielding MPAIKSICVYCGSGFGDDPVFAENAAALGRAMAERDIGLVYGGGNVGLMGTIAQSVLDHGGYVTGIIPEFLKSREKLLEAVQETIVVPDMHTRKRLMFEKADAFVALPGGIGTLEELVEQMTWAQLGRHTKPILMLNVKGFWRPLLNLLAHMRNEGFIRPGLELNYLVAEQVQDVIPMLEASARRVGVVVNADVIEQQF